The proteins below come from a single Chitinophaga pinensis DSM 2588 genomic window:
- the plsX gene encoding phosphate acyltransferase PlsX, whose translation MRIGLDMMGGDFAPLEAVKGVKLFFDTVATDAHLVMIGDEAALAPLLAEAQLDQSKYSVVHSSQVIGMNEHPTKALKEKPQSSIGIGFHLLQSGKIDAFISAGNTGAMMVGTFYSIKAIEGVQRPTISTPVPREDGSFGLLLDVGINADCKPENLVQFAVLGSLYSKHILGINDPTVGLLNIGEEEGKGNLLAQATYPLLKEHPQLNFVGNVEGRDVLTNKADVIVCEGFTGNVVLKMAESFHDIALRRNINDDYMKKFDFESYGGTPVLGVSRPVIIGHGISKGVAFKNMISLAQQMIQTKLLDKIRESFVK comes from the coding sequence ATGAGAATCGGGCTTGATATGATGGGTGGCGACTTCGCCCCTCTCGAAGCAGTAAAAGGAGTAAAATTATTTTTCGACACTGTTGCTACTGATGCGCACCTGGTAATGATCGGTGACGAGGCAGCTCTGGCGCCCTTGTTAGCAGAAGCACAGTTAGACCAATCAAAATATTCAGTTGTTCATTCATCTCAGGTAATTGGGATGAATGAACATCCTACCAAGGCACTGAAGGAAAAACCGCAGTCCTCTATTGGCATCGGCTTCCATCTCTTACAGAGCGGCAAGATCGATGCATTTATCAGTGCCGGTAACACCGGCGCTATGATGGTTGGTACTTTTTACTCCATCAAAGCAATAGAAGGTGTACAACGGCCAACTATATCCACTCCCGTTCCAAGGGAAGATGGATCTTTCGGGCTTCTGCTGGATGTTGGTATCAACGCTGATTGTAAACCAGAGAATCTGGTACAGTTTGCTGTCCTCGGCTCCCTTTATTCCAAACACATCCTGGGAATCAACGATCCAACCGTGGGTCTGTTGAATATCGGTGAAGAAGAAGGAAAAGGAAACCTCCTGGCACAGGCAACTTACCCGCTACTCAAGGAACATCCGCAACTGAACTTCGTCGGCAATGTGGAAGGACGCGACGTCCTCACCAACAAAGCAGATGTGATTGTGTGTGAAGGTTTTACCGGAAACGTAGTTTTGAAAATGGCTGAATCATTCCATGATATTGCATTAAGACGCAACATCAACGATGATTACATGAAAAAGTTCGATTTTGAAAGCTATGGTGGTACTCCCGTACTGGGCGTGTCAAGACCGGTAATTATTGGTCATGGTATCTCTAAAGGCGTAGCCTTTAAAAACATGATCTCACTGGCTCAACAGATGATTCAAACGAAGCTGCTGGATAAAATCCGCGAAAGCTTTGTGAAATAA
- the rpmF gene encoding 50S ribosomal protein L32, with translation MPNPKRRHSQQRSAKRRTHYKAFADTLSTDSATGEVHLRHRAHWVENKLYYRGKVVLEKQSSTK, from the coding sequence ATGCCAAATCCGAAACGCAGACATTCTCAGCAAAGATCAGCTAAGAGAAGGACGCATTACAAGGCCTTTGCGGATACTTTAAGCACTGATAGCGCAACTGGTGAAGTGCACCTGAGACATCGTGCTCACTGGGTAGAGAACAAACTGTACTACAGAGGAAAAGTAGTATTGGAAAAACAAAGCAGCACTAAATAA
- a CDS encoding enoyl-CoA hydratase-related protein, producing MQPQFIIIHRQVAPYVAHIQLNRPKELNALNLELMIELRDALKMLDADDNVRAIVISGNEKAFAAGADIKQMAGKTAMDMYNIDQFSTWDTIKKTKKPLIAAVSGFALGGGCELVMLCDMIVASETARFGQPEIKIGVMPGAGGTQRLTRAVGKALAMEMVLTGRFITAQEAARAGLINRVIPVELFLQEAIRLATEVAALSPLAVKMAKESVLKAFDSSLEEGLHFERKNFYLLFASEDQKEGMQAFVDKRSPVFKGK from the coding sequence ATGCAACCACAATTTATAATCATACACCGGCAGGTAGCCCCATATGTGGCTCATATACAGTTAAACCGCCCCAAAGAACTCAATGCACTGAACCTTGAACTGATGATTGAGCTCAGGGATGCATTAAAAATGTTGGATGCGGATGACAATGTTCGTGCAATCGTCATCAGCGGTAATGAAAAAGCATTCGCTGCAGGCGCGGATATCAAACAGATGGCGGGGAAAACTGCCATGGACATGTATAACATTGACCAGTTCAGCACCTGGGACACAATAAAAAAAACTAAAAAGCCGTTGATTGCGGCAGTAAGCGGCTTCGCGCTGGGAGGGGGATGTGAGCTGGTGATGCTATGCGATATGATAGTAGCCAGTGAAACAGCGCGGTTCGGACAGCCGGAAATAAAAATTGGCGTCATGCCTGGCGCAGGTGGTACACAACGCCTGACCCGCGCCGTAGGTAAAGCCCTGGCCATGGAAATGGTATTGACAGGTCGCTTTATCACTGCACAAGAAGCTGCACGTGCAGGTCTTATCAACCGGGTAATACCGGTGGAACTTTTCCTGCAGGAAGCCATCCGGCTGGCGACTGAAGTAGCTGCGCTTAGTCCGTTGGCAGTAAAGATGGCTAAAGAATCTGTACTGAAAGCATTTGATAGCTCCCTCGAAGAAGGACTACATTTTGAACGTAAAAACTTTTATCTGCTGTTTGCCTCTGAAGATCAGAAAGAAGGCATGCAGGCTTTTGTTGATAAGAGATCACCTGTTTTTAAAGGAAAATAA
- a CDS encoding Tex family protein, producing MNSKHIALISAELNISARQAENTMNLLAEGSTVPFISRYRKEVTGSLDEVQIGKIEDLQKRYKEVDERRAFIIKTITDQEKMTPELLGKIEGTWALTELEDIYLPYKPKRKTRGTQAIEKGLEPLAKLLFEQQEAAPLTAAEGFLNEQVASTDEALKGARDIMAEWINENAEVRDKLRKLFTHTSVLTSKVIEGKEEEGAKYKDYFDFSEEIHAIPSHRALAILRGESEGFLYATINPAEEDASEIINKQFVTGNNESSKQVEKAAADAYKRLLRPSLENEFRALTKEKSDAEAIEVFAENLRQLLLAAPLGPKAVIAIDPGYRTGCKVVALDNQGNMLDNDVIYPLEKNYKRDDAEALLKKWVDKYDTAAIAVGNGTAGRETEEFVKKLDFGKKVNVFMVNESGASVYSASEVAREEFPDFDVTVRGAVSIGRRLIDPLAELVKIDPKAIGVGQYQHDVNQSSLKQSLDRVVISCVNNVGVNLNTASKHLLAYVSGLGPSLAENIVKYRKENGAFKNRTQLKKVTRLGDKAFEQCAGFLRIENGDNPLDNSAVHPERYSLIENMAAKQSCTVQDLMAKEELRKKINAKEYVSEEVGLLTLEDILKELDKPSRDPRDEIAIFEYAEGIHKMEDLKVGMTLPGVVTNITNFGAFVDIGVKQDGLVHISHLSNRFISNPNEAVKLNQKVTVTVLEVDPSRKRISLSMKDNEAPQAGSGQRRERREGGNNNNSNSSNRNAKQGAPAPLNDFQAKLAELKKKFN from the coding sequence ATGAATAGCAAACACATTGCGCTAATTTCAGCGGAGCTGAACATCTCAGCGCGACAAGCGGAGAACACCATGAATTTGCTGGCGGAAGGGTCGACCGTTCCGTTCATCAGCCGCTACCGTAAAGAAGTAACCGGTAGTCTGGATGAGGTACAGATCGGAAAGATCGAGGACCTGCAAAAACGCTACAAGGAAGTGGATGAACGCCGCGCTTTCATTATCAAAACCATTACAGATCAGGAGAAAATGACACCTGAGCTGCTTGGCAAAATTGAAGGCACCTGGGCACTCACCGAACTGGAAGATATTTATCTGCCTTATAAACCGAAACGTAAGACCAGAGGTACACAGGCAATTGAGAAAGGTCTGGAACCACTGGCTAAACTGCTGTTCGAACAGCAGGAAGCTGCGCCGCTGACCGCTGCGGAAGGATTCCTGAACGAACAGGTAGCTTCTACCGACGAGGCACTGAAAGGCGCCCGTGATATCATGGCAGAGTGGATCAATGAAAATGCCGAGGTACGTGACAAACTGCGTAAGCTCTTCACCCATACTTCCGTGCTGACATCCAAAGTAATAGAAGGAAAAGAAGAAGAAGGCGCCAAATACAAAGACTATTTCGATTTCAGCGAAGAGATCCACGCGATCCCTTCTCACAGAGCCCTGGCGATCCTCCGTGGAGAATCTGAAGGCTTCCTGTATGCAACGATCAATCCGGCAGAAGAAGATGCATCTGAGATCATCAACAAACAATTTGTAACCGGCAATAACGAAAGCAGCAAACAGGTAGAAAAAGCAGCCGCTGATGCTTACAAACGCCTGTTGCGCCCATCCCTGGAAAACGAATTCCGTGCGCTGACCAAAGAGAAATCTGATGCAGAGGCCATCGAGGTATTCGCAGAAAACCTCCGTCAGTTACTGCTGGCGGCACCCCTGGGACCTAAGGCAGTAATTGCGATTGATCCGGGTTACAGAACTGGTTGTAAAGTGGTAGCACTGGATAACCAGGGTAACATGCTGGACAATGACGTTATTTATCCACTGGAAAAGAACTATAAAAGAGATGATGCTGAAGCCCTGCTGAAAAAATGGGTTGACAAATATGACACTGCCGCTATTGCCGTGGGTAATGGTACTGCAGGTCGTGAAACGGAGGAGTTCGTAAAGAAACTTGACTTTGGTAAAAAAGTGAACGTATTCATGGTAAACGAGAGCGGTGCTTCCGTTTATTCTGCTTCTGAAGTGGCAAGGGAAGAATTTCCTGACTTTGATGTAACCGTTCGTGGTGCCGTATCTATCGGCCGCAGACTGATCGATCCGCTGGCTGAACTGGTGAAAATCGATCCGAAAGCGATCGGTGTAGGTCAGTACCAGCACGATGTGAACCAATCCAGCCTGAAACAGAGCCTGGACAGAGTGGTTATAAGCTGCGTGAATAATGTAGGCGTAAACCTGAATACAGCGTCAAAACACCTGCTGGCGTATGTATCCGGTCTGGGACCTTCCCTGGCGGAAAACATCGTGAAATACCGCAAAGAAAACGGTGCATTCAAAAACCGTACGCAGCTGAAGAAAGTAACCCGCCTGGGTGATAAAGCATTCGAACAATGTGCGGGCTTCTTACGTATCGAAAATGGTGATAACCCGCTGGATAACTCCGCAGTACACCCTGAGCGTTATTCCCTGATCGAAAACATGGCTGCCAAACAGTCCTGTACTGTTCAGGACCTGATGGCGAAAGAGGAACTGCGTAAGAAAATTAATGCGAAAGAATATGTAAGCGAAGAAGTTGGTCTGCTGACCCTGGAAGATATCCTGAAAGAGCTGGACAAACCAAGCCGTGACCCTCGTGACGAGATCGCTATCTTTGAATATGCCGAAGGTATTCACAAAATGGAAGACCTGAAAGTAGGTATGACACTGCCAGGCGTAGTGACCAACATTACCAACTTCGGTGCATTTGTGGATATCGGGGTAAAACAGGACGGTCTGGTACACATATCTCACCTGAGCAACCGCTTTATCAGCAACCCTAACGAAGCGGTAAAACTGAACCAGAAAGTAACAGTTACTGTACTGGAGGTGGATCCTTCCCGTAAGCGTATTTCTCTGTCTATGAAAGACAATGAAGCGCCACAGGCAGGCAGCGGACAGCGCAGAGAAAGAAGAGAAGGTGGTAACAACAACAACAGCAACAGTAGTAACAGGAATGCCAAACAGGGTGCACCAGCGCCGCTGAATGATTTCCAGGCGAAACTGGCTGAGCTGAAGAAGAAGTTCAACTAA
- the mazG gene encoding nucleoside triphosphate pyrophosphohydrolase: MENNSAFNRLLEIMDDLREKCPWDRKQTIQTLRQQTIEELYELTDAITDQDWKSIKEELGDLLLHIVFYAKIGKEQQQFTMDDVINGICEKLIYRHPHIYGDVKVETEEEVKQNWEKLKLKEGKTSVLSGVPVSLPALVKAMRLQSKAQKVGFEWDDAEQVWDKLKEEMDELHEVVQLGQPDRMEDEFGDVMFSLVNYSRFLKVDAENALERTNKKFIRRFQQMEQMATAQGKALDEMSLTEMDALWNEVKKSEK, encoded by the coding sequence ATGGAAAATAATTCGGCCTTTAACCGCCTGCTGGAAATCATGGATGATCTGCGTGAAAAATGCCCCTGGGACAGGAAGCAGACCATTCAGACGCTCCGTCAGCAGACTATCGAAGAATTGTACGAACTCACAGACGCAATCACTGACCAGGATTGGAAATCCATCAAGGAAGAACTGGGCGACCTGCTGCTGCACATCGTTTTCTATGCCAAAATCGGTAAGGAGCAACAACAATTTACCATGGATGATGTCATCAACGGCATCTGCGAAAAGCTCATTTACCGTCACCCGCACATCTATGGAGATGTGAAAGTGGAAACGGAAGAAGAGGTGAAACAGAACTGGGAAAAGCTGAAACTGAAAGAAGGCAAGACTTCCGTGCTCAGTGGCGTACCCGTATCCCTGCCGGCCCTGGTAAAAGCCATGCGTCTACAGTCTAAAGCCCAGAAGGTTGGATTTGAGTGGGACGACGCCGAACAGGTATGGGATAAACTGAAAGAGGAAATGGACGAGCTCCACGAGGTTGTACAGCTGGGGCAGCCGGACAGGATGGAGGACGAATTCGGGGATGTGATGTTCTCCCTGGTCAATTATTCCCGTTTCCTGAAAGTCGATGCAGAGAACGCCCTGGAACGCACGAACAAGAAATTCATCCGCCGTTTTCAGCAGATGGAACAGATGGCGACAGCGCAGGGCAAAGCCCTCGATGAAATGTCCCTCACAGAGATGGATGCACTCTGGAACGAAGTGAAAAAATCAGAAAAATAA
- a CDS encoding DNA-formamidopyrimidine glycosylase family protein, whose protein sequence is MPEGPSIVILREEVLSFRGKEVIDVAGYAKIDLERLRNKKIIAFKSWGKHFLICFKGFTVRIHLLMFGTYRINEKKNSNPTLHLQFAKGELNFYTCAVRIIDESLDEVYDWSGDVMNEAWDPKKAMAKLKEVPEMLVADALLNQDIFAGSGNIIKNEVLFRIRVHPETKVGDLPLKKKRELVKEVVNYSFDFLHWKKEYKLKEHWLAHTKKICPRCHIPFQKAYIGTTKRRTFYCTNCQIRYYDTK, encoded by the coding sequence ATGCCAGAAGGTCCGTCCATTGTTATACTAAGAGAAGAGGTGCTATCTTTCAGGGGAAAGGAGGTCATTGATGTGGCCGGATATGCAAAGATTGACCTTGAAAGACTCCGCAATAAAAAGATCATTGCCTTCAAAAGCTGGGGCAAACACTTCCTGATCTGTTTTAAAGGATTTACCGTGAGGATCCATTTGCTGATGTTCGGCACCTACCGGATCAATGAGAAAAAAAACAGTAATCCTACCTTACATCTCCAATTTGCGAAAGGGGAACTGAATTTCTATACCTGTGCTGTCAGGATCATAGACGAATCGCTGGATGAGGTCTATGACTGGAGCGGCGACGTCATGAATGAAGCCTGGGACCCCAAAAAAGCCATGGCAAAACTGAAAGAGGTACCTGAGATGCTGGTGGCTGACGCCTTGCTGAACCAGGATATTTTTGCCGGTTCCGGTAATATCATCAAAAATGAAGTTCTTTTCCGTATCAGGGTGCACCCGGAGACCAAAGTCGGGGATCTGCCGCTAAAAAAGAAACGTGAGCTGGTGAAAGAGGTGGTGAATTATAGCTTTGACTTCCTGCACTGGAAGAAGGAATATAAGCTCAAAGAGCACTGGCTGGCGCATACAAAGAAGATCTGTCCCCGCTGTCATATTCCATTTCAGAAAGCTTATATAGGAACCACGAAACGGCGTACTTTTTATTGTACCAATTGTCAGATCCGATATTACGATACTAAATAA
- a CDS encoding sensor histidine kinase translates to MLDIKEIRIFFIRHGYLLIIAAWLFTFSFLFSNYWSYYSSPQGVKRSLEKSIREREDAFQELSTDSTLIEHIFARDHDEKEEKLLSKQSFYVFAYDSSTASRWLVYWSTNLVLPDEWQAPLQPGIRFLKLKNGYYEVICKKVQPQQAGHERYLMAAIPVMMEYNLSNNYLVDHFFDKPALGMEYTIHLKPPGIPVLNGQNLILFYLYYDRTLDTGPPNLLSVILRVLGCICVLIFVNLFATTLARQKNPLYGFFFLFTIIIVCRTLSYLYPFPFNLRSLNIFTPLIYAKDEVFRSLGDLLLNVLLGFWLLLFFREHVKTIKAPRVTNRGQQRVVIILASFIMYLVGEFLSQLIQSLVIDSRISFDVANPFSLNEYSIIGFIILGFISFSFLFFSQIINYLLNELTNFRHRTKYLFLGIVGIVWLAFRVQNPDIYYSVAMVIWLIIYVVLLDVLSYRFENSLATVPFLFWLFLLTITTSAVLVYYNDKKEVSLRERMAVELSKQKDPYVEMLLTDVTRQMEEDELLQTFFQQSSAGRSTQRGIMDELKQKYFKGYLARFNVSFYPFNEYFEPLYGGDTSSFPTLSRRMLMGSELIGNELYYNERSYNDYSYIGRKDFYRNNAPAGYLIYELTPAVVNTQRLYPELLVDGDIYDPEKESSTAYSYAIYDQGELVSNNNDYAFPVKLYASDIPKDEITLDYHKGFSRLIYKASKDKVVIVVKESRSFVEFITLFAWMFCLFLLIIAIYRVLDLMVKARMRIGNLKTLINISIRKKVHGTIIFIVVFAFIILGLTTILFFIDRSERENKERLSRTINEVSRDVEKVFENQRMFDDLEDLYDPIFQAGLTAEMAEIADERALDINIYDRDGNLQVTTQPLITEKGLLSRKINPDAFLQLYREPKIQWIQKEKIGGMKYLSGYKPLRSSTGEIFAYLNVPYFATQTELNQQISNFLVALINFNAFIFLIAGLLALLITNSITKSFSLVTEKLRHVNLGQQNDEIEWEKDDEIGALVKEYNKMVRKLEVSAARLAKSEREGAWREMARQVAHEIKNPLTPMKLSIQYLQRAIDNDAPNVKQLSKNVAHTLVEQIEHLANIASDFSAFSRIDEANSEVLLLNEVLHSLRDLYQIHDNFSMHFPPPGKAFYVFADKTQMNRLFTNLLQNAVQALPEGREGNVTIAMTEQEEGWVVVSVEDNGEGIPPEIQPKIFVPNFTTKNSGTGLGLAMCKNIVEQARGEIWFETQLTVGTTFYVRLPLEKV, encoded by the coding sequence TTGCTGGATATCAAAGAAATAAGGATTTTTTTCATCCGCCATGGCTATCTCCTGATCATCGCTGCCTGGTTATTCACTTTTTCTTTCCTTTTCAGCAATTACTGGTCTTACTATTCCTCTCCGCAGGGGGTAAAACGCAGTCTGGAGAAAAGTATCAGGGAAAGGGAAGACGCCTTTCAGGAACTGTCAACAGATAGCACGCTGATAGAACATATTTTCGCGCGGGATCATGACGAGAAAGAGGAAAAACTGCTCTCCAAACAAAGCTTCTATGTCTTTGCATATGATAGCAGCACGGCCAGCCGCTGGCTGGTATACTGGAGCACCAACCTCGTATTACCGGATGAATGGCAGGCGCCCCTGCAACCGGGTATCCGTTTCCTCAAACTGAAAAACGGCTACTATGAGGTGATCTGTAAAAAGGTGCAGCCACAACAGGCCGGACACGAACGTTACCTGATGGCGGCTATACCCGTTATGATGGAATACAACCTCAGTAACAACTATCTTGTCGATCATTTCTTTGATAAACCGGCCCTGGGAATGGAATATACCATTCACCTGAAACCGCCCGGTATACCGGTATTGAACGGGCAAAACCTGATCCTTTTCTATCTCTATTACGATCGTACACTGGATACGGGACCGCCTAATCTGCTCAGTGTCATACTGCGCGTACTCGGTTGTATCTGTGTGCTGATATTTGTTAATCTCTTTGCCACTACACTGGCCCGGCAGAAGAATCCGTTGTATGGCTTCTTTTTCCTGTTTACCATTATCATCGTCTGTCGGACGCTGAGTTATCTTTACCCGTTTCCATTCAACCTGCGTTCACTCAACATATTTACACCGCTGATCTATGCGAAGGATGAAGTGTTCCGCTCATTGGGCGACCTTTTACTCAACGTATTACTCGGGTTCTGGTTATTACTGTTCTTCCGTGAACACGTAAAGACCATCAAGGCGCCACGGGTGACTAATCGCGGTCAGCAACGTGTGGTGATCATCCTGGCCAGTTTCATTATGTACCTGGTAGGAGAATTCCTGTCACAACTCATTCAGAGTCTTGTAATTGACTCAAGAATCTCGTTTGACGTGGCGAATCCTTTCAGTCTGAATGAATACAGTATTATCGGCTTCATCATACTTGGATTTATCTCATTCAGCTTCCTGTTTTTCTCACAGATCATCAACTATCTGCTGAATGAGCTGACGAACTTCCGCCACCGTACCAAATATCTGTTCCTGGGTATTGTCGGTATCGTCTGGCTGGCTTTCCGTGTACAGAACCCGGATATCTACTATTCGGTAGCCATGGTCATCTGGCTGATCATCTATGTGGTGCTGCTGGATGTGTTATCCTACCGCTTTGAGAACAGTCTGGCCACTGTTCCATTTCTCTTCTGGCTCTTCCTGCTGACGATCACTACGTCTGCTGTACTCGTATATTACAACGACAAAAAGGAGGTTAGTCTGCGGGAACGCATGGCCGTGGAATTATCCAAACAAAAAGACCCGTACGTAGAAATGCTGCTCACCGATGTGACGCGGCAGATGGAAGAAGACGAGCTTTTGCAAACGTTTTTCCAGCAAAGCAGTGCAGGCAGATCAACCCAGCGGGGCATAATGGACGAACTGAAACAGAAATATTTCAAGGGATACCTGGCCAGATTTAATGTTAGTTTTTATCCTTTTAACGAGTATTTCGAACCCCTTTACGGTGGAGATACCTCTTCATTTCCGACGCTCAGCCGGCGTATGCTGATGGGCTCAGAACTGATCGGAAATGAGTTGTATTACAACGAACGCAGTTATAACGATTACAGCTATATCGGTCGTAAAGATTTCTACCGGAATAATGCACCTGCAGGCTATCTCATATACGAACTGACGCCTGCGGTTGTCAATACCCAGCGACTGTATCCTGAACTGCTGGTAGACGGAGATATTTATGATCCGGAGAAAGAATCTTCCACTGCTTATTCCTACGCGATTTATGACCAGGGAGAACTGGTGAGTAATAACAACGATTATGCTTTCCCGGTCAAATTATACGCATCAGATATACCCAAAGATGAGATCACACTGGATTATCATAAAGGCTTCTCCCGCCTGATCTATAAGGCATCAAAGGACAAAGTGGTGATCGTGGTGAAGGAAAGCAGAAGTTTTGTGGAATTCATCACCCTGTTTGCGTGGATGTTCTGTCTTTTCCTGTTGATCATCGCGATTTACAGGGTGCTGGATCTGATGGTAAAAGCGAGAATGCGTATCGGTAATCTGAAAACGTTGATCAATATCAGCATCCGTAAAAAGGTGCATGGTACGATCATCTTTATCGTTGTATTTGCCTTTATCATCCTGGGTCTGACGACGATCCTCTTCTTCATCGACCGTTCTGAAAGAGAGAATAAAGAGCGATTGAGCCGTACGATTAATGAGGTGTCCCGCGATGTGGAAAAGGTATTCGAAAACCAGCGTATGTTCGATGACCTGGAGGATCTGTATGATCCGATATTCCAGGCAGGGCTGACAGCAGAGATGGCAGAAATAGCAGATGAAAGAGCCCTGGACATCAATATCTATGACCGGGATGGCAATTTGCAGGTCACTACACAGCCATTGATCACAGAGAAAGGATTATTATCCAGGAAGATCAATCCGGATGCCTTTCTGCAGCTTTATCGCGAACCAAAGATCCAGTGGATACAGAAGGAGAAGATTGGCGGCATGAAATACCTTTCCGGTTATAAGCCTTTACGGAGCAGTACCGGGGAGATCTTTGCCTATCTGAATGTGCCTTATTTCGCGACCCAGACGGAGTTGAATCAGCAGATCTCCAACTTCCTGGTCGCCCTGATTAATTTCAATGCCTTTATCTTCCTGATTGCGGGTTTACTGGCATTGCTGATCACGAATTCCATTACCAAATCCTTCTCGCTGGTAACAGAAAAGCTGCGGCACGTGAACCTTGGACAGCAGAATGACGAGATTGAATGGGAAAAGGATGACGAGATCGGGGCATTGGTGAAGGAATACAATAAAATGGTGCGTAAACTGGAGGTCAGCGCCGCCCGCCTGGCAAAGAGTGAAAGGGAAGGGGCCTGGAGAGAGATGGCGAGACAGGTAGCCCATGAGATTAAGAATCCGCTGACGCCGATGAAGCTCAGTATACAATACCTGCAACGGGCCATCGACAATGACGCACCAAACGTAAAGCAGTTGTCTAAAAACGTGGCGCATACACTGGTGGAACAGATAGAGCACCTGGCGAATATCGCATCCGATTTCTCGGCATTTTCGCGTATTGACGAGGCTAACAGCGAGGTATTGTTATTGAATGAGGTGCTGCATTCGCTGAGAGATCTTTACCAGATCCACGACAATTTCAGTATGCATTTCCCGCCACCAGGGAAGGCTTTTTATGTATTTGCCGATAAAACGCAGATGAATCGATTGTTTACCAATCTTTTGCAAAACGCGGTACAGGCATTACCGGAAGGAAGGGAAGGAAATGTGACGATTGCCATGACAGAGCAGGAGGAAGGTTGGGTCGTTGTGAGTGTAGAAGACAATGGAGAGGGGATTCCACCGGAAATACAGCCTAAGATCTTCGTACCGAATTTTACCACTAAAAACTCCGGTACCGGCCTCGGACTGGCGATGTGTAAAAACATCGTAGAGCAGGCGAGGGGAGAGATCTGGTTTGAAACGCAGTTGACCGTGGGTACGACGTTTTATGTGAGGCTACCGTTGGAAAAGGTGTAA
- a CDS encoding DUF3667 domain-containing protein, producing the protein MKTQPLRIETNCLNCGTDVPGRYCTNCGQENIIPHETFGHLVKEFAADIVHYDSKTALTFKYLFTRPGHITKEYTAGKRVRFVQPIKLYIFSSFLFFLLYFALTPKEDKVKIDQETKAQLDANREKARESFASLPDSLKAGDLSTENWFRRLYTFESREKYDSFQSTLPDEYRDGLLERKMARYYFSAANGVTDSDEESKHAAEAQEEIFHHNYPKMMFVLLPLFALYLRWMYDKKKWFYADHAIFSIHLHVFFFIFYLFCAALDRLFHTEAVTSIGLLVIFAYLIIALKNTYGQSWGKSVLKGFLLTLTYLVTLLIVFIGFMATITLLNT; encoded by the coding sequence TTGAAAACACAGCCACTCAGAATTGAAACAAACTGTCTGAATTGTGGGACGGATGTACCCGGCAGGTATTGTACGAACTGCGGACAGGAAAACATTATACCCCACGAAACTTTCGGTCACCTGGTAAAGGAATTTGCGGCAGATATTGTCCATTATGATTCCAAAACCGCATTGACTTTCAAGTATTTATTCACCCGCCCCGGACATATTACCAAAGAATATACGGCCGGTAAGCGTGTCAGATTTGTACAACCCATCAAGCTGTATATTTTTTCCTCATTTCTATTCTTCCTGTTATATTTCGCGCTGACGCCGAAAGAAGATAAGGTGAAAATTGATCAGGAAACCAAAGCGCAACTGGACGCCAACCGGGAGAAAGCCAGGGAGTCTTTTGCCAGTCTGCCGGATTCCTTAAAAGCCGGCGACCTCTCTACAGAGAACTGGTTCAGAAGGCTCTATACCTTCGAATCCAGGGAAAAATATGACTCCTTTCAGTCAACATTACCCGATGAGTACAGGGACGGTCTCTTAGAACGTAAAATGGCCAGATATTATTTTAGTGCTGCCAATGGTGTGACGGATAGTGACGAAGAAAGTAAACATGCGGCAGAAGCACAGGAGGAGATCTTCCATCACAATTATCCTAAAATGATGTTTGTGCTGCTGCCACTCTTTGCACTCTATCTGCGATGGATGTACGACAAAAAGAAATGGTTCTATGCAGATCACGCCATTTTCTCCATTCATCTCCATGTTTTCTTTTTTATCTTTTACCTTTTCTGTGCTGCATTGGACCGCCTGTTTCATACAGAGGCCGTCACAAGTATAGGGCTGTTGGTTATATTTGCATATCTGATCATCGCGTTGAAAAATACCTATGGTCAGTCATGGGGGAAATCGGTGCTGAAAGGCTTCCTGCTGACGCTTACCTACCTGGTGACATTGCTGATCGTTTTTATCGGATTTATGGCAACTATCACGCTATTAAATACGTAA